GGCGAACCCGGTGGCCAAAGCTCTATTGAGAAATTCCTGTGCGCCGCGCACCGCCGGGATCAGTTCATCCCCAAGGGCCAGACGAGCGGCAATGGCCGCCGACAGGGAGCAGCCCGTGCCATGCGTGTGCACCGTGTCCACCCGCTTCACCGGCAGAGGCAGCGGCTCTTTGCCTGGCACCGCAAGCCAGTCCGTGAGCAAGCCCTCTTCCTCGTTCATGTGGCCGCCCTTTACGAGCACTGCCTTGCTTCCGAAAGAAAGAAGCCGCTCCAGGGCGGCGAACAAGCTCTCCCGGCCACTGATCGCGATGCCCGTGAGCAGTTCCGCCTCAGGCCGGTTGGGCGTGGCCAGATCGGCAAGGGGCAGCATCCGTTGCACCAGGGCCAGCACCGCGTCATCCTCAAGCAGCTTGTGTCCGCTCTGGGAAACACTCACCGGGTCCACCACCAGAGGAAAGGCTTTGCCTTCAAGTCCGGCGGCCACCGCGCAGACAATGGCGGCGGAAAAGAGCATGCCCGTCTTGGCTGCCCGCACAGGAATGTCCTCCAGAACGGTGCGAAGCTGCAGCGAGA
This portion of the Desulfovibrio sp. genome encodes:
- the thiD gene encoding bifunctional hydroxymethylpyrimidine kinase/phosphomethylpyrimidine kinase; protein product: MSAVPCVLTIAGSDSGGGAGIQADLKTFMAHRCYGASVITALTAQNTLGVTGIHAPEPDFVSLQLRTVLEDIPVRAAKTGMLFSAAIVCAVAAGLEGKAFPLVVDPVSVSQSGHKLLEDDAVLALVQRMLPLADLATPNRPEAELLTGIAISGRESLFAALERLLSFGSKAVLVKGGHMNEEEGLLTDWLAVPGKEPLPLPVKRVDTVHTHGTGCSLSAAIAARLALGDELIPAVRGAQEFLNRALATGFAVGGGASPPNHLANFPESC